ttttctttatttttttttaataccagtttttactttctttttccaactTGGGTTTCCAATTTTGGTCTAGTTTAGCACCTCATTTATTAATAATTGCTTTTAGTTCAGTGGGACACTTCACAGAATAAGATATTTTTACCAGCTGTGATCACAAGAATGTTTTACAAGTGGATACGAGGGCCATTGGCTTCATATGTATAATATGGTATACACAGTTATTTACAGAATTAGGACCTGTGTGGTCATGCAGCTTCCAATCtaaatttttaagattttgagAGTAACGCATTCAGCAATGAGAATCTATCacaaacattgttttctgtatttcaacaCAGCTTAAACTCAAATGAGCTGAAGAAATTATATCCCTGtggtgacagaaaaaaaatgatagcCCTCCCTCTTCTGAACTTGGTTTGCCTAACAAGGGAATTGTCTTAAAGACTGTCTTCTCTCCAAAAAAAGGCTGATTGAAATGAGGTTCTAATACacttttggtttatattttgcaCTGTAGTACCTGGTACCAGtacttacttctttttttaatggtttcagaCATCTCTGCCGTCCTTGCCATAACAGGGAAAAAGCCAGAGGCCTGGGAAAGTACGTCTGCCAGAAGTGTCATGCCATTATCGACGAACAGCCGCTCATATTCAAAAATGATCCTTATCACCCTGATCATTTCAACTGTGCAAACTGCGGGTAACTTGagttctgcaaaggaaaactggaaaatgctGGGTTTATTTGCTTCATCGATTTATATCTTAAAGTGAAAACCTTTCCTGTACAACTGGCAAGAGGGGTGGGGTTTGGGCGCCTTGCAGCCAGATGTGTGTTACTGCTTTTGGGATGGTGGAGTTGAACCTTGAGTTCAAACAACAACTGACGTGTCGGGGAGTAAAGAAAGGTTGGACTCTGCAGGACAAGGTGGTGCCTTACAAAATATGAAGTATGGACACAGATAATGGTTCCTGTAGCAGTGATATGGTAGCTTGTTATTCTGCTACCgagaggaagaaaagtggtCCCATTGGCTGCTTGTATTACCATCTTGCctatgttatttcttttttggttgAGTGGCATGCAAACTTTGTTCACTCCTTTTTAAAGCCTATCTTTTTCTTAGAAGCTTTCTCCCACCTCATCTTACCAGCTTCTGCAATTGTAGTACCTGTAGCTGCACATTTCTACATCCTGCACTGATACACAGATTAGAGGGCATTGCAGGATAGAGCATGGattatttgttgtttatttCTGGTGCAAAGGAAACTATCATTTCAGTGCCATAGCAAAGGCTGATTTGAATACCAACATGCAGTATTGTGTCAGTGGCAACCAGTTGAGAGCATTAGTGAGTACAGTCACATTTAAAGTTTAGCTGTTCTCAGTACTCTAACCATGCAAATTACTAAAAAGTAGAGTATATGAGATTCTGCAATTGGCAATGAATAAACCTCGCTAGCTCCTCTGAGTCCgtagttttctttctctgaagtttgATACAACAGGAGAACACATTTCACTTTCAGTTATGCAAATCTAAAATAAACTGGTGATAAGAATGCCAGAATATAAACCAAACATGTCTACAgcttgcacacacacatttgtgCTACATagccagaaagcagaaagacaaTGGCTCAGTGGCTGCTCTCAGAGAGACTTAGTATATCATCTCGCTTAGCAGCTTGTTCTCAGTTTACTGTGATTAGTCTTGAACTATGTTAAACTATGTCGTATTTGATGCTGCTGCATTACAGTAGTACAAAAACAATTGCTAAAACAaatgctaaaaattatttttttcttttcagaaactcTCACGAGTTGACATTGTTCAGTGCCTTTATTCATGCTCTCAATTCATTCACTTTTGAACAGGAAGGAACTTACTGCTGATGCTCGTGAGTTGAAGGGAGAATTATACTGCTTACCCTGCCATGACAAAATGGGTGTCCCCATCTGTGGGGCATGTAGAAGACCAATTGAAGGCCGTGTGGTGAATGCTATGGGCAAACAATGGCATGTGGAGGTAAACATCAGATGATACGTTGTCTTTTACAAATGTAAACATTAACATACTTATCTGGGATTTTGCTGATCAATTTCAATAAAAGGATTAGCAAAGTATGCAGCAATGATTAGTAAATGCCTTCTCCTAATCCCATCTTCAACCTTCTTGTGGCTGGTCTTCCACTGTGAAATAGGAGTTACTTCCTACCTTATAGAGAGCTATGACTGTGAAACTAAAATCAGTAATCAAAGGAAGCACTGTGATGTccttacaaaagaaaatttcagagtGCAAAGTGGTACATGTGGAAAGGCAGTAAAATTCTGTGGCATCCATAATATTACTGAGCATCATAATACCCTTATGTCTCCCATAGTTACCTTCCACGTAGAGTTCTTACTTCAAGGTCATGTACAAGATTTAGTTCCACATCTTCCATTTAAGTTAGGAAGATGAACAGTTTattccttttgttgttttcaaaatgtccaGCAAATGCTTTCTTCACAAGAGTGTAATGATGGCGCACATTATTTAATATCTCTTCATTATGTTCATTGATAACATATCAGAATctctttgcttgattttttttttaaacttttggaTTGAAATGTTGACGATATTAAAAGTAACTTTATTTTAGTGGTCTAAatgtagaaacaaaaaagtttcaACTCTCCTTTTCAAGATGGCACAGCTAGCTCAGTAGACTTGAGTTATGTACAGTACTGGGCTTGGTTggtttgctttccaaaaaaataccattatttccaagtaataaaaaatttaaaaatgtctttttctttgtagcatTTTGTTTGTGCAAAATGTGAAAAGCCATTCCTGGGTCATCGTCATTATGAGAGAAAAGGCTTAGCATATTGTGAAACCCACTACAACCAGGTAAGgttgcatatatttaaaaatggtgTTAACTGGTAAACTCACAAATCAGTTTTATTAGCTAGAGATGGAAAACCATGGGCattcttctggtttcttttcagCACCTGTGGGTGTAATGCCAAGTAGCAGATATTTTGTTGCAGTTAATTTATACGGGTTTCTCTATCCATCGGCCTGGtattgagaaagaaaactgcaccTATTTCACAAAGTCTAGCTGGGGCAATGAGTATCCAGTTGTTCTTCAAGCTTAGTGGTACTTAGGTAGAGCTGTTATAAGTTTTTATATGTCTGTGATATCAGAGCACCTAATGACACCCAATCTTTTCCAAGAAGTTAAAGAAGATTTGCCACTTGGTAGCTGTGGACAAGGCCTTAGTGAGTAGCATGGTTTTTCCTACAGCTGCTACTCTAAGATGACTGCGTTAACATACACCACATCACTCCGCTCATTCATGAGGTTGCTGAAGACTGCGAAGACTAAATTTGTTAGAGGACACCACCTAGTGACCATTTGCATTTATATAGGAGTTATATACCATGGTACCATCTGTCTCCACGCTCCCTTGATTGTGTAGTCCAGCACCACAATGTATAGACAGACCTTTTTTATTTGGCAGCTATCTGCGTTATGTCACGTCCACCTCTTCGCTTGTATAAGTACAAGAGTAGGGGTTACGTTTGGGAGTTGTAAGGCATCTGCTAATTACAGATTGATTCTTAATTTGTCAGCAATGAAGGGCAGATGATGGAAATGTTGCTGGCGTACTTGAGGGCAATAAATGCCATGACATTAGTAGTAATAGTGTTGCCGCCATGATGGGGCAAGTACATCCACCAGACAGGAGCTGTATGTAGAGTGGATGTCTTTTACTAAGTTAACTACAGTTGGAAAAAACACGTTAATTTGGGGGCATTTCTTAATTGTTATATTATGGACAAATGTTAAGCCTGGAAATAGAATGAATAATTTTTGGCctaaatttttcctgtttttttttttttttttaaataaaaataacatttccttaCCATTTTTGCCAGAAATAGCCATATGTTGTTCTAGTCATGCATGTAAGTCCAAATGTTAAATTGGTTAATTAGTAACGACGTGTGTGTGACACCAACTGCTGTATTTCAAATGTTCAGGATTAGAGAAATgttaaaacaagacaaaatcTTATTTACAGAGGATCAAACAGATGTAAACAAACgttttcatctttaatttataatattagacttttatatttatatatttatataaaaatattctaaataatttatattataaattacatatttttaagtattaacttatatatttatatatttaattgtatttttataataatagACTTTTTGTGATGACATGATGCAAAATATACTTGGAAAACCAGACCAGACTTGCTAGcattctctttattttactgaaataaataggaaaGCTATTGTGCCCATCAGCTGAAATATAGTTATTTTGTTAGTTTGAGAAGTTACCCTCAATAAAatcattacattaaaaatttgttacttctctttcctcttcagctATTCGGTGATGTTTGTTTCCATTGCAACCGTGTGATTGAAGGAGATGGTAAgcacttttctgtttctttaatgtTCCTTTCTGATGGAAGTTCTCTTTAAAAGTGGAAGTAAGGGGAAAGCAGCCCCCCGTTGAATCTTTGATTGttctcattaaaacaaaaccagccagaAATTAGGTTAGAGCTGATTAGTCAGAGAACAAATGATAAGAAAACTTTACAGTGAGTATTTCATGATGGTGTGGAAGATCCCCCAGTGACTGAAGAGAACTGTGATCAAGCGGATACCCTTTAGTAACATGCAAATAACACATGCAAGGGCGAGGATGACCACACAGGCATCTCCTCAAACACATTTAGGGATCATGAgccaaatttgaaaaaagtatttagatATTGAAAGACGTGGTGGGTACtctaagggattttttttaagtgcctaGTTTCCATTATTTCAGTTTGGTTCCTAGAGATACTTACCTATCTATCACAGGCACCTGTCTTTTGAAAATCTAGGCTGATGATAATGtcacaaaaccaggaaagataGTATTTGGAAAATTGTGTCCTATAAAGGCAGAACTGGAAGCAAATGTtttaagtttggggttttttttgggggggggaggggaagtgTTTTGGACAACCAGCTATGATAATATgtcaaaaagcaaattattctaCTTGAAATAATGCAACATTATTATGTGCCTATTTACCCCTGCCTGAAGTAAATTCTATAATACCAGTGTTAGCCTCACTTAAGCCAAAGCCATTAGCAAAGTGGGAGGTAGCCTCTAGTGTTTAAAAAGAGACATAAATTAGTTTATAGTCATGTAACTATAGGGTGAGACCTACATTCCAGAGGGGTGCTTTCCCCACATTTTCTGGACTGGGCTATACCTGCAGAACAACAATCCAAAACACTTTGGAGTAAACAGTGTCCTTCAGTAAAATTGTACTAGAATAAGCAGAACTGGAACTTGAGGTGAATGAATAAATTCAGCCTTGTCTGATAACTACATCTCTGCACATTTCTAACCTTTCACCATATAATCTGACACCCATACTTTGGTCTCTGAACTGAATGGAGTATAGTGTAATGcagtaatttctttattttcaatgtGCGTCTTcaattacatttcttctttcatttctgcacaCAAATTtgatgctgctgtgccagatTGAGTAGCTAATATTgttctctctctgtctgtctctctggcAAAGCAAACATCTGTGGCAGCAGTTTTTCACAAGGGTGTCTATGACTGTATTCCAGAGGTTGCTTGGGAGTGAAGACTTCCATCTGACTTGTATTATTTTGGCAAGCGGTGGAATAACTATGCTTCCGTGGATGTGCTTGCCCcacagtacaggaaaaaaagttctgcATAACAATGCTCTGGTCCTATTCGTTGCTgacaaaatgctgttttatgAGAAAACCATTGCCCTGCATCCTCTAACTTAGATTAAGAAGAGAAGCGAATTTTGgcaaagtgaaaaaggaaagtatattgaaagagaggaagaacagaaaacaggttgagatacagaacaaagagaaaatagttACTTTCTCTccaaagcaaagaataaaaatatatccaaGTTTGTCTTGGTCAAGTAATGTATCCCGTGAGTCCATCAATTTTTTCACCTTGGTAGTGCTGATTTACTAGCAGTGTCCTGACTGCTGGCTTCACGTTACTTTCTTTGGCCGGGCAAGTGCTACTGTTGATGGCACTGCAGCCTGAGCAGGAGCTGAGAAATGAAACCGAATGAAAACATAAACTTCTTGCTGGattgcttttcagcagaaaaagtcTCATGATAAAGTTGGAAACACAGCCTCATAAAACAGTTGCCTGAGGTCAGCATGCTATGAGATGAGGTGGAAGGAGGCAacaggaggcagaaaaaaactGATGAAGACATTTGTGTGTACCCTCACAGACAGCTCTATCGATGCTTCACAGTCCTGCTACGCTACACTCACATGTGCCTTGCTAGTATTGCCACGTTATTGTTACCGTTCTTAATACTTGATACAAGAATCAAATGACTGTTCTTCAAGCCTCATGAATGTGTGAGCTTCAAATTTTCctaatactgtttttttcccctgtaatgctaatgatttctttttttccccatcgCTTTAGTTGTGTCTGCTTTGAATAAGGCATGGTGTGTGAACTGTTTCGCTTGTTCAACTTGCAACACGAAGTTAACACTCAAGTAAGTTTATCAATAAGTCTGATGCCTTCAAAACCTATCAGTGGTTATCTTCAAAGTGTAGATGTTGCTGTCATGTAACTGCTACAGTATGAAAAACATATAAGCAGCATTGAGAAAATCTGTGcatctttcctccttttgctcTACTTACTAATTTACAtctcttccagctgtctgtTCAGGTCTTCCTTCAGTTAGTCTTCTTaactcttctccttttctgtcctttattttttctgtgtttaactCTAAAGGGATAAGTTTGTTGAAATTGATCTAAAACCTGTCTGCAAACACTGTTATGAGAAAATGCCAGATGAATTTAAGCGACGACTTGCCAAACGGGAACGTGAAGCAAAGGataaagagaagcagaaaaagaaaaagccaatctgtttgtaaactttttttccttctcaccaccacctctgctcctttcttctttggTCAGTGCTAAGGATGCTTCTATTTTAAGTTTTTGCATGAATTTATGGCAAtcaaagccaaaatatttttcacagaactgcaacctgaaatattaatttcttatcCTGTTATCTTATGTTTGGTCTGTCTAGCTCTGCAGTTAGGtttgaaaggctttttaaaTGATATGGTTAATAAATATGGACATTGGGGTAAAAACTGCGTAACTCACTCAACGGAGTACTGTAATTACTGCCTACAGTGTATAACCTTGTGAAAGTaacttcatatatatatatatataaataaattgcaGCTGTAATTTTTTGCCCGTGCATGTTTATTAgtatactttttaaatttgttttttcactaTCCCTGCTGCTAAAACTTTGTCTGGtttttgctttgtcattttAGGAATAAATTTGTTGAGTTTGATATGAAGCCTGTCTGCAAAAAATGTTACGAAAAGTTTCCTCTAGAGttgaagaaaagactgaagaaactAGCTGAAACTTTGGGAAGGAAGTAAAGATTTCTTCTGCCCTTCCTTTGTGAAAATCTTCTATGTATTACttgggggcggggaggggggctgctTTGAGGCTGCAGTCAGGCAACAAATGATGATGTATGCCTTCTATCAAATTGAAATATCTTAAGATTCTCTGGTCTTTATACATGTACATGTATGCTTATTTATTGATAAACAGACCATAATTACAGACTAAATTAAATACCAGCTCACCTGAAAGGTTTCCAATCCTCATAATGAGTTGAACTGATGCAAATGGCCCATTCTGCACAGTGAACTCTGCGGAAATTTAGAGAGACAGAAAATTTGCTTGTGAATACCTGCAAAAACAACTGTGCGAATGTGTCCAACTTTAGGGGCATGtattataatttatattaatgAAAGTATTAACCTTCAAATAAAGCATGCACACAAAGCTTGCCCAAGTCAAGTGACTTGAGCAAGAAACCACCATACTTCACCTCATGGAAAAATACACGCTTGGATTTCAAGCCAAGTCCTCTCATTAAAGGAGCCTTGTTTCAGATGGTTGGAAAAGtatcttattttgaaatacagtcaCTGCACAAATGACCTACTTATAGATTATGCTTACATGATGATTCTTTGTACATCAGGCTTAGCATGAAATACCtatctaaaatatatattcctaCTGCAAGAAATAAGCATACTCAGAACTACTTGAATTTTGCTATATTCCACTCAAAATAACACATTAACTTTTATATATGCTTTTGCATTCTATTTACTTTTTGTGCCTTATTCTGCTGGACCATACATAACAGTGTtccattaaatatatatatagttttattttttatttcatatttttatgcagaaaCTATATACAAGGTATTTTCAAAAGATAACATACTTTGCCTTAATTATACAGGATGtgagaagtattttatttcaaatgtgaacACCTGAGAAAATTTAGCTTCTAGACTTAGTTAATTTTCAGAACAAtactgaaaatgtgtatttcaatTAACTGGCAATATTACTTTTACACCTATGAGTGTAAATGCACAAGGTTTGATCCTGCTAGGATCTATTTCTTTAGCCATCCTCAAGAACTGAGCTAACAAATCATCACAATTTCTTATATCACCATAATTCCTTATATGGTTTATACTTCTGACAAtgcaaatctgttttattttccctttcttataGAAAACACAGTTACTTAGGACTTCTTGATGGTACTACATTATGAAgtatgcaaacattttttaactttttttttgtattagtGACTCAAACAGATTTTATGTAATTACATCATAGgaagtaaaattttctttcctgtttatgaAAAATTAGTTGCTTTAAAACATCTGCTTTACGGTGTCATCAATAAAGGCTACGTTATTAAACCTTGTATCACCTCTCTTAAATGACTGCTTGAGAAGGGTGGGAAAGCAAGTAGGCTCTCTTGGATCCCTGTGCTTTTACCTGTGGCTGTATGTAAATACTTCCGTATTATCCTGATTTGAAGGAAATATGCCTTTCCTAAATATCTCACTGTAGTTCTTAGGTTCATGAAAGAAACCGCAGTTTGTTTCATAAAGAACAGCTTGATTCTTCTGGGTATTTTCTGAATTGGCACAGTCGCTAGGGTTTCCTAAAGAAAATAGCTTGTTTGAATTCAAAATGTACACCTTCTGATCaatcttttctctcctcctttcactGTAATGAAACTGTCACCCCAAACTTCCAGTTTAGTAGGGTATTTTTGACTGTTTTATGCTACATAGTTATTGAATGCCATAACAGTTCAGTAACTGAATgcagtcctggctgtgttcaAGACTAGAAAAGCTTAAAATGTCCCCAAGAACCATTTACATAACTAGCACGGTAGCCCTGTTGGGATTTTAGACTGTGCCATGGATTCAGTAGACCATACTCGGCAATGCTTCCTTTAAATTGTGATTCACTTCTGGTTCTAGGTTTTTCACATTACACTGACCTGTTCCTTCAGCCTATATATGCACAGCCTTACCACCTAAAGAGTCGGGAAGGGTCCCTAACCCTGAGGCTAAACAGCAAGAGCTGGTTCACATCCACATTGCTTGGGGTTACATCCATCTACGACACAGTGGCCTTGTTTGCACTGTGTGGCCGCAGGTCTCCTCTTGACTCTGCAGTAACCCAGTGACCCTGACACaggctgtttggttttttctgtttccaagttCCTGATGATGAACGCCATGCTACAGTTTGGGTTTCTATTTCATGAACACGAGCGTGTGTATCTCAGACACTGCGATGTAGCGCTGAGAGCATCTGAGGGTACTTGAGGGTTCAAAGCCTGATGAATCATGGAAGAACATTCGTTGGAAGGGACTGCTAGAGGTCAGCTAGCCCAACCACCCGCTCAAAGCAGGTCTAACTTCAAAGTTGGATCAGTACTGAAGGTCTTGCTCAGCCAAGCTGTGAGTATCTCCACGGAAGGACATTTCACAGACTTTTGTGGGCACTATGTTCCCGTGCTTAGTCACCCTcatggtgatttttttattattattattgcagtCCTATCTCAAGTGGCAGGATCCCCAAATCCACACTGCTCTCTGGGGAGCTGTCTTTGGAGTGAACCGCCATTGAAATAATACCCCTGGACATTGTTATGaagattaattaaaagcagTTGCAAAACAGAGCCAGGGAGCAAGCTAGCGATTAGACAGCCCAGACAATTACAGGTCTGGTGTTGAAGCTCACTTCCTGGCTTGCCagcattacaaatatttttcatagctgGACATACTTTCCTGAAAGAGGCagtttattattgtttttctacCCATGACCCCTACTAGGTCTCTCCAAGAAGGCTGTGAGCCTGGGATGTGGGAATGGATGACTCGGAAGCTTTGCCCCTTTCTGTTGCATGGGATCAGCCATGTGTGGGCAAGAGATTCCCTGTGAAGCCCCTTCTTAGACTAACAGCAGGGAACACTTCAGAAATCCCAACGGACATAGCTGTAGGGAAAAGAAGCTGAGCCTAGAGCATTTCTGCCACTGGCAGCGGCAAGCCCTGTGCTCTGTTCCAGCAGATAGGTAGTGAGCCAAGCTGCGCAGTCAGGTTACGGGGGTTGTCCTGCCGGGTGAGCTGCCTTCCTGGTGGTGTGACCACTGGTGGGTGCCTCTTCCACAGGGATGGACAAGAGACGGTGACCAGTGTCAAGGCACTGGACCTTGTCTGTACGAAGGCAATTTCCCATGCCTCCTCATCAGTTGAAGAAATTTCCTCCGGTGACCCAACTGAGCCAACTCTTAGCGTTCTCCTCTGTACTAGCAGAAACACTTACATTATTGAGTCTGGCAGGTGCTGACAAGTTATTTGGTAACTCAAGTTGTAGAcatgccattaaaaaaagtacagagaaaaaagaatcctCTTTCTTAGGGAATTAAACCCAACATCTAAATAAATCACCATGGACAGAGCAAATAATAGAAGAGAGTTAATTCTTTCAGCCAGGGTGTTACATGGATGGTGCCAGTCTCCTTACAGGAACAAATCGGGTTATGTGCTATTTTTCTGGCAAAGATGGGAAGAGCTTTAGGGATGTCAGGTGTAGCAGGAATCGTATGGCTGTCAATGGGTTCCTTCGGATGAGAATGGGACAAATTTTTAATGACACTGCTCTAGAGACAGAGCCCAGTGACCTCACTTTGACCAAGGTGCCTGAACTGGCAGAAGAGACACGAGATGGGCAATTCCAGTGAGCAGAATCAGAGGCTGCCAGCTGGGAATTACACCATGGGACAGCTGCCAGTGCTCAGCACCACCAAAGTCTGAGAGCTGCAACTTGCAAATTTCTCCTGTGTTGAAGGCTGCTGATCTCATAATCTTCTGATCCATGTTCCCAGCTGTACTTTAGGATGATAACAAAGAGTTTAATTATACAATTCACAGTACCTGTAAAATAAGGTTTCTCAACAAAGCTgctacaatatttggaaactcATTTTCTAGAGCACTGGGTCTCAGCAACAAGGCCCATACTCACGGATTAAATCTATAGTTGTCGTGAGCCACAAGATACAGTTTTAGGTGAGAAATTACTAAAGCATGGCTCCACACACGCAACGACTTGCTGTGACAGCTAAGGCCCATGCACGAATGGAAGCTGGTCTAGTAACAACGGAGTAAAGATCAGTTGCCCGTTAAAATTTAGCGGGATACGAGGCAGCCTGGCTTCCAAGGAGCCCGGCAGCCGTTAAGCCGTGCCCTTACCCCAGCCTCGCTCGGCCGTGCCAGGCCGCTCGGGAGCCCCGCAGCCCTCACCCGGGGCTGGCTCCGGTCAACGGCCTCGCGGGGGGCGAGGAGAGCATCTACCACCACCTCACCGGGCCGGCCCCCTCAGCCGGGGGAGGAG
This sequence is a window from Balearica regulorum gibbericeps isolate bBalReg1 chromosome 1, bBalReg1.pri, whole genome shotgun sequence. Protein-coding genes within it:
- the LIMS1 gene encoding LIM and senescent cell antigen-like-containing domain protein 1 isoform X6, whose amino-acid sequence is MDFQRRAHPYPIREDEEVAYKVAPDAHNSAGNEGEKPVSKLQRRHSDIKLYKEFCDFYAKFNMANALANAICERCRGGFAPAEKIVNSNGELYHEQCFVCAQCFQQFPEGLFYEFEGRKYCEHDFQMLFAPCCHQCGEFIIGRVIKAMNNSWHPECFCCDICQQVLADIGFVKNAGRHLCRPCHNREKARGLGKYVCQKCHAIIDEQPLIFKNDPYHPDHFNCANCGKELTADARELKGELYCLPCHDKMGVPICGACRRPIEGRVVNAMGKQWHVEHFVCAKCEKPFLGHRHYERKGLAYCETHYNQLFGDVCFHCNRVIEGDVVSALNKAWCVNCFACSTCNTKLTLKDKFVEIDLKPVCKHCYEKMPDEFKRRLAKREREAKDKEKQKKKKPICL
- the LIMS1 gene encoding LIM and senescent cell antigen-like-containing domain protein 1 isoform X3, giving the protein MEKAAHCKPAASKATPCHNMANALANAICERCRGGFAPAEKIVNSNGELYHEQCFVCAQCFQQFPEGLFYEFEGRKYCEHDFQMLFAPCCHQCGEFIIGRVIKAMNNSWHPECFCCDICQQVLADIGFVKNAGRHLCRPCHNREKARGLGKYVCQKCHAIIDEQPLIFKNDPYHPDHFNCANCGKELTADARELKGELYCLPCHDKMGVPICGACRRPIEGRVVNAMGKQWHVEHFVCAKCEKPFLGHRHYERKGLAYCETHYNQLFGDVCFHCNRVIEGDVVSALNKAWCVNCFACSTCNTKLTLKNKFVEFDMKPVCKKCYEKFPLELKKRLKKLAETLGRK
- the LIMS1 gene encoding LIM and senescent cell antigen-like-containing domain protein 1 isoform X2; its protein translation is MTALQLKELSHSGLYRRRRDRPDSVGLPGSHEEKLSNMANALANAICERCRGGFAPAEKIVNSNGELYHEQCFVCAQCFQQFPEGLFYEFEGRKYCEHDFQMLFAPCCHQCGEFIIGRVIKAMNNSWHPECFCCDICQQVLADIGFVKNAGRHLCRPCHNREKARGLGKYVCQKCHAIIDEQPLIFKNDPYHPDHFNCANCGKELTADARELKGELYCLPCHDKMGVPICGACRRPIEGRVVNAMGKQWHVEHFVCAKCEKPFLGHRHYERKGLAYCETHYNQLFGDVCFHCNRVIEGDVVSALNKAWCVNCFACSTCNTKLTLKNKFVEFDMKPVCKKCYEKFPLELKKRLKKLAETLGRK
- the LIMS1 gene encoding LIM and senescent cell antigen-like-containing domain protein 1 isoform X5, with product MANALANAICERCRGGFAPAEKIVNSNGELYHEQCFVCAQCFQQFPEGLFYEFEGRKYCEHDFQMLFAPCCHQCGEFIIGRVIKAMNNSWHPECFCCDICQQVLADIGFVKNAGRHLCRPCHNREKARGLGKYVCQKCHAIIDEQPLIFKNDPYHPDHFNCANCGKELTADARELKGELYCLPCHDKMGVPICGACRRPIEGRVVNAMGKQWHVEHFVCAKCEKPFLGHRHYERKGLAYCETHYNQLFGDVCFHCNRVIEGDVVSALNKAWCVNCFACSTCNTKLTLKNKFVEFDMKPVCKKCYEKFPLELKKRLKKLAETLGRK
- the LIMS1 gene encoding LIM and senescent cell antigen-like-containing domain protein 1 isoform X1, whose amino-acid sequence is MDFQRRAHPYPIREDEEVAYKVAPDAHNSAGNEGEKPVSKLQRRHSDIKLYKEFCDFYAKFNMANALANAICERCRGGFAPAEKIVNSNGELYHEQCFVCAQCFQQFPEGLFYEFEGRKYCEHDFQMLFAPCCHQCGEFIIGRVIKAMNNSWHPECFCCDICQQVLADIGFVKNAGRHLCRPCHNREKARGLGKYVCQKCHAIIDEQPLIFKNDPYHPDHFNCANCGKELTADARELKGELYCLPCHDKMGVPICGACRRPIEGRVVNAMGKQWHVEHFVCAKCEKPFLGHRHYERKGLAYCETHYNQLFGDVCFHCNRVIEGDVVSALNKAWCVNCFACSTCNTKLTLKNKFVEFDMKPVCKKCYEKFPLELKKRLKKLAETLGRK
- the LIMS1 gene encoding LIM and senescent cell antigen-like-containing domain protein 1 isoform X4; protein product: MLGVAAAAAGMTCNSNMANALANAICERCRGGFAPAEKIVNSNGELYHEQCFVCAQCFQQFPEGLFYEFEGRKYCEHDFQMLFAPCCHQCGEFIIGRVIKAMNNSWHPECFCCDICQQVLADIGFVKNAGRHLCRPCHNREKARGLGKYVCQKCHAIIDEQPLIFKNDPYHPDHFNCANCGKELTADARELKGELYCLPCHDKMGVPICGACRRPIEGRVVNAMGKQWHVEHFVCAKCEKPFLGHRHYERKGLAYCETHYNQLFGDVCFHCNRVIEGDVVSALNKAWCVNCFACSTCNTKLTLKNKFVEFDMKPVCKKCYEKFPLELKKRLKKLAETLGRK